The proteins below are encoded in one region of Silene latifolia isolate original U9 population chromosome 2, ASM4854445v1, whole genome shotgun sequence:
- the LOC141641776 gene encoding uncharacterized protein LOC141641776: MMKDESINCLSSRFSSIVNEFKGLGREFEFEDIVRKILRSLSDKWQPKVTAIEEAKDLSKLSLNELMGSLMAHELSLTKRSGESFKARGFALKSTSSDEEDDGDDEQAMYSRNMADMINSHNPKKFNNANKKRFQKKRSYSTVVCFKCGKKGHSIKDCPKWNEFKSREKRDFAKKDFKHKVMSAIWGVSDSDEDEVLEEELDAKVCMTTRFDLDGPKSSKKESALCLMAHSDDSSDDSDTEVMNLKNKVRTLSKKKLCLMFDDVLDKSLAKNYKLYDLQTQIEEIAEENVGLRECLDEIKEIDSTVVSDVEKENESLIIQVDILIKERDSLLADLTSCRHDNKQLEEIAMLLSDECSHAKSAFDKVGKLNLDHLAKIETLTKELHDAKELYRKWEEKRVKDVYLTNLFALSSRTISCMSALKKNDPWLWHKRLGHVNARTLNTLKRLDLVDGIPNMKFDFNSLCDDCAKGKQVRSSFKSKKFVSTSKPLELLHIDLCGPMRVRSKREDDEDDEDYELGMIRHDMDDVHEENEQEEQNQQSDQLLIEGTGQETGGTKPLEPQNEATTSRGNEGTLEQNEQTEINPQTQNEPEPTVERTVE, translated from the exons atgatgaaagatgAGTCAATCAATTGTCTTTCTTCtcgtttttctagtattgttaatgaaTTTAAAGGTCTAGGTAGAGAGTTTGAATTCGAGGATATAGTCCGAaagatccttcgtagcctaagtgataaatggcaaccgaaggtgaCGGCTATTGAGGAGGCTAAAGATCTGTCCAAGTTGTCCCTCAATGAGCtaatgggctcactcatggcaCACGAGTTAAGTCTCACAAAGCGCTCGGGTGAAAGTTTCAAAGCTAGAGGTTTCGCTCTCAAATCaacctcaagtgatgaggaggatgatggAGATGACGAGCAAGCCATGTACTCACGTAACATGGCGGATATGATCAATAGTCACAATCCTAAGAAGTTCAACAATGCTAACAAAAAAcgttttcaaaagaagagatCTTATTCCACGGTGGTTTGTTTCAAATGTGGTAAGAAAGGTCACTCTATCAAAGATTGCCCCAAGTGGAATGAGTTCAAATCTAGAGAAAAACGAGATTTTGCAAAGAAAGATTTTAAGCATAAAGTCATGTCTGCAATATGGGGTGTATCTGATTCCGATGAGGATGaagtccttgaggaagaattagatGCCAAAGTTTGTATGACAACTCGTTTTGATCTTGACGGACCCAAGTCTTCAAAGAAAGAATCCGCACTCTGTCTTATGGCACACTCCGACGACTCCAGCGATGACTCCGACACCGAGGTAATGAATCTCAAGAACAAGGTGAGAACTCTTTCTAAAAAAAAGCTTTGTTTGATGTTTGATGATGTACTTGATAAGAGTCTTGCTAAAAATTATAAACTCTACGACTTGCAAACTCAAATTGAGGAAATTGCTGAAGAAAATGTTGGTCTTAGAGAGTGTCTAGACGAGATAAAAGAAA TTGACTCAACTGTTGTTTCTGATGTTGAAAAAGAAAACGAGTCTTTAATTATTCAAGTTGATATTTTGATTAAAGAACGAGACTCACTGCTAGCTGACCTTACCTCGTGTCGACATGATAATAAGCAACTTGAAGAAATTGCTATGTTGCTTAGTGATGAATGTAGTCATGCTAAATCCGCTTTCGACAAAGTAGGCAAACTAAATCTTgaccatcttgctaaaattgaaacattgACCAAAGAGTTGCATGATGCTAAAGAGCTTTAcaggaaatgggaag AAAAACGTGTTAAAGATGTTTACTTGACTAATCTTTTTGCATTGTCTAGTCGTACCATATCTTGTATGAGTGCTTTGAAAAAGAACGACCCATGGCTTTGGCATAAGAGATTAGGTCACGTAAATGCTAGAACATTGAACACCCTTAAGCGACTTGACTTAGTCGATGGCATTCCTAATATGAAATTTGACTTTAATAGTTTGTGTGATGATTGTGCTAAGGGGAAGCAAGTAagaagctcctttaaatccaaaaagttcGTTAGTACATCTAAACCTCTTGAGTTACTTCATATTGATCTATGTGGTCCAATGCGTGTTAGAAGTAAAAGAG aggatgatgaagatgatgaggactaTGAGCTTGGAATGATCCGACATGACATGGATGATGTACACGAGGAGAACGAACAAGAGGAGCAGAATCAACAGTCGGATCAACTGTTGATTGAAGGAACTGGCCAAGAGACAGGGGGAACAAAACCACTTGAACCACAAAATGAGGCTACgacatccagggggaatgagggtacacttgaacaaaatgaacaaacaGAAATAAACCCTCAAACACAAAATGAACCAGAACCAACAGTTGAGCGAACTGTTGAGTGA